In Cupriavidus taiwanensis, the following proteins share a genomic window:
- a CDS encoding TetR/AcrR family transcriptional regulator, producing MSIAPRSEPLAPPSGAPPEPQPARPHIAERQEARRRQILDTAAQLFYSKGYPGMTMNDLCRALGVTKPAVYYYFTDKYEIFDILCRESAQTCLPVIRETADPAQPVLARLHACLLEMARRCIACHVPATLSFRDRQYLRPDTVAWLDSMARDFYRDLYALLDEGKREGVFAFGDARVTAHAIGSVVGFLYTWHEPGRTDPETLAQELAASMMKLVLPSDG from the coding sequence ATGTCGATTGCTCCAAGATCCGAACCGCTGGCGCCGCCGTCGGGCGCGCCGCCGGAGCCCCAGCCGGCCCGCCCGCATATCGCCGAGCGTCAGGAGGCGCGCCGCCGGCAGATCCTCGATACCGCCGCGCAGCTGTTCTACAGCAAGGGCTACCCCGGCATGACCATGAACGACCTGTGCCGTGCGCTGGGCGTGACCAAGCCGGCGGTCTATTACTACTTCACCGACAAGTACGAGATCTTCGACATCCTGTGTCGCGAGTCGGCCCAGACCTGCCTGCCCGTGATCCGCGAGACCGCGGATCCGGCGCAACCCGTGCTGGCCCGGCTGCATGCCTGCCTGCTCGAGATGGCGCGGCGCTGCATCGCTTGCCACGTGCCGGCCACGCTGAGCTTCCGCGACCGGCAGTACCTGCGCCCGGACACCGTGGCCTGGCTCGACAGCATGGCGAGGGACTTCTATCGCGACCTCTATGCGCTGCTGGACGAAGGCAAGCGCGAGGGCGTGTTCGCCTTTGGCGACGCACGCGTGACCGCGCATGCGATCGGCAGTGTGGTCGGGTTCCTTTACACCTGGCACGAACCCGGGCGCACCGACCCCGAAACGCTGGCGCAGGAACTCGCCGCCAGCATGATGAAGCTGGTGCTGCCCAGCGATGGCTGA
- a CDS encoding aminopeptidase — MTRPRGRRGWAALVGVAALSALVVVTAGCEAVGYYAQSIGGHLGVMAQAQPLTDAIASARDANDARLAQRLALAGRMRDFASRELKLPDNGSYRRYANLHRPYVVWSVFATPELSMELRKWCFPIVGCISYRGYYAQSDAEQYAQGLRRDGLETYVAGVPAYSTLGYFDDPLLNTFVYLPEGELARLIFHELAHQVVYVRNDTAFNESFATAVEAAGVERWLDQDASEDARTSYRQYDARRQQFRALLLGTRDRLVALYQTPLDDAAKREGKAKIFADLRAGYARLRVEWGGYSGYDRWFDQPLTNAHLAAVATYQQWVPAFTALLARCDGDWQRFYDEARRIGALPAREREAALRRLAPPATRTDTLTAGGKAAVN, encoded by the coding sequence ATGACGCGGCCGCGCGGCCGCCGCGGCTGGGCGGCACTCGTGGGCGTGGCGGCGCTGTCGGCCCTGGTGGTGGTGACGGCGGGATGCGAGGCGGTCGGCTACTACGCGCAGTCGATCGGCGGCCATCTCGGCGTCATGGCCCAGGCGCAGCCGCTCACCGACGCCATCGCCAGCGCGCGCGACGCCAACGATGCGCGCCTGGCGCAGCGGCTGGCGCTGGCCGGCCGCATGCGCGATTTTGCCTCGCGCGAGCTGAAGCTGCCCGACAACGGCAGCTACCGCCGCTACGCCAACCTGCACCGGCCCTACGTGGTGTGGAGCGTGTTCGCCACGCCCGAGCTGTCGATGGAACTGCGCAAGTGGTGCTTCCCCATCGTCGGCTGCATCAGCTACCGCGGCTACTACGCCCAGTCCGACGCCGAGCAGTACGCGCAAGGCCTGCGCCGCGACGGGCTCGAGACCTATGTCGCCGGCGTCCCCGCCTATTCGACGCTGGGCTATTTCGATGACCCGCTGCTCAACACCTTCGTCTACCTGCCCGAGGGCGAGCTGGCGCGGCTGATCTTTCATGAACTGGCGCACCAGGTGGTGTACGTGCGCAACGACACCGCGTTCAACGAGTCCTTCGCCACCGCGGTCGAAGCGGCCGGCGTGGAACGCTGGCTGGACCAGGATGCGTCGGAGGACGCGCGTACCAGCTATCGCCAGTACGATGCCCGGCGCCAGCAGTTCCGCGCGCTGCTGCTGGGCACGCGCGACCGGCTGGTGGCGCTGTACCAGACCCCACTCGACGACGCCGCCAAGCGCGAGGGCAAGGCGAAGATCTTTGCCGACCTGCGCGCCGGCTATGCGCGGTTGCGCGTGGAGTGGGGCGGCTATAGCGGCTATGACCGCTGGTTCGACCAGCCGCTGACCAACGCCCACCTGGCCGCGGTGGCGACCTACCAGCAATGGGTGCCGGCCTTTACCGCGCTGCTGGCGCGCTGCGACGGCGACTGGCAGCGCTTCTACGACGAGGCGCGCCGCATCGGCGCGCTGCCCGCCCGCGAGCGCGAGGCGGCATTGCGCCGGCTGGCGCCGCCGGCGACCCGCACCGACACGCTGACCGCGGGCGGCAAGGCCGCCGTCAACTAG
- a CDS encoding molybdopterin-containing oxidoreductase family protein: protein MASRIVRAACPHDCPDTCALLVTVEDGRAVKVAGDPDHPGTQGVLCTKVSRYTERTYHPDRLLTPMKRVGQKGEGKFAPISWDEALDTIATRLQAIAARDPQAIVPYSYAGTMGLVQGESMAARFFNKLGASRLDRTICASAGATALRYTYGASVGMDMEHVVDARLVIIWGGNPIASNLHFWTRAQEAKRRGATLVAIDPYRSLSAEKCHRHIAPMPGTDGALALAMMHVLIRDDLLDHDYIERHTVGFEALRERAQAYPPARAAEICGIPVEDIEWLAGLYGQLAVRERQPVAIRLNYGMQRVHGGGQAVRAVACLPSLVGAWRHPAGGLQLSTSGFFPINEAALQRPDLLPGWPQQLPRLVNMSTIGDALLAGGAPGAPRIEAVVVYNSNPVAVAPESGKVAAGFAREDLFTVVLEHFRTDTADYADIILPATTQLEHTDVHKAYGHTYFLANNAAIAPLGEALPNTEIFRRLAQRMGFTEACFADSDEAIAAQAILPDDARAAGISWDSLKAQGWQKLALPAAPFAEGGFPTASGKCQFYSEPMARDGFDPLPDYVPQYEAPQTAPELAARYPLAMISPPARNFLNSSFVNVDSLRATEGEPHLDIHPADAAERGIVHGALVRAFNDRGSMVARARVTDRARRGLVVGLSIWWKKLASDGKNANELTSQRLTDLGRAPVFYDCLVQVEACAQGAVEAA, encoded by the coding sequence ATGGCTTCCCGCATCGTCCGCGCCGCCTGCCCGCATGACTGCCCCGATACTTGTGCCTTGCTCGTCACCGTCGAGGACGGCCGCGCCGTCAAGGTAGCGGGCGATCCCGACCATCCCGGCACGCAAGGCGTGCTCTGCACCAAGGTGTCGCGCTACACCGAGCGCACCTACCACCCGGACCGCCTGCTCACGCCGATGAAGCGCGTCGGCCAGAAGGGCGAGGGCAAGTTCGCGCCGATCTCCTGGGATGAGGCGCTCGATACCATCGCCACGCGCCTGCAGGCGATCGCCGCACGCGATCCGCAGGCGATCGTGCCGTACAGCTATGCCGGCACCATGGGGCTGGTGCAGGGCGAGAGCATGGCGGCGCGCTTCTTCAACAAGCTGGGCGCGTCGCGGCTGGACCGCACCATCTGCGCCAGCGCCGGCGCCACCGCGCTGCGCTACACCTACGGCGCCAGCGTGGGCATGGACATGGAGCACGTGGTCGATGCCAGGCTGGTGATCATCTGGGGCGGCAACCCGATTGCGTCCAACCTGCACTTCTGGACCCGCGCGCAGGAGGCCAAGCGGCGCGGCGCCACGCTGGTGGCGATCGACCCGTACCGCTCGCTCAGCGCCGAGAAGTGCCACCGCCATATCGCCCCGATGCCCGGCACCGACGGCGCGCTGGCGCTGGCGATGATGCACGTGCTGATCCGCGACGACCTGCTCGACCACGACTACATCGAACGCCACACGGTGGGTTTCGAGGCGCTGCGCGAGCGCGCGCAGGCCTATCCGCCGGCGCGTGCCGCCGAGATCTGCGGCATCCCGGTCGAGGACATCGAATGGCTGGCCGGGCTCTACGGCCAGCTGGCGGTGCGCGAGCGCCAGCCGGTGGCGATCCGGCTGAACTACGGCATGCAGCGCGTCCACGGCGGCGGCCAGGCGGTGCGCGCGGTGGCGTGCCTGCCCTCGCTGGTGGGCGCCTGGCGCCATCCGGCGGGTGGCCTGCAGTTGTCGACCTCGGGTTTCTTCCCGATCAACGAAGCCGCGCTGCAGCGCCCGGACCTGCTGCCGGGATGGCCGCAGCAGCTGCCGCGCCTGGTCAACATGAGCACCATCGGCGATGCCTTGCTGGCCGGGGGCGCGCCGGGCGCGCCGCGCATCGAGGCGGTGGTGGTCTACAACAGCAACCCGGTGGCGGTGGCGCCGGAATCGGGCAAGGTCGCGGCGGGCTTCGCGCGCGAGGACCTGTTCACGGTGGTGCTGGAGCATTTCCGCACCGATACCGCCGACTATGCCGACATCATCCTGCCCGCGACCACGCAGCTCGAGCACACCGACGTGCACAAGGCCTACGGCCATACCTATTTCCTGGCCAACAACGCCGCCATCGCGCCGCTGGGCGAGGCCCTGCCCAACACCGAGATCTTCCGCCGGCTGGCGCAGCGCATGGGCTTTACCGAGGCCTGCTTTGCCGACAGCGACGAGGCGATTGCCGCGCAGGCGATCCTGCCGGACGATGCGCGCGCGGCCGGCATCAGCTGGGATTCGCTGAAAGCGCAGGGCTGGCAGAAGCTGGCGCTGCCGGCGGCGCCGTTCGCCGAGGGCGGCTTCCCCACGGCATCGGGCAAGTGCCAGTTTTATTCCGAGCCGATGGCGCGCGACGGCTTCGACCCGCTGCCCGACTACGTGCCGCAATACGAAGCGCCGCAGACCGCGCCGGAACTGGCGGCGCGCTATCCGCTGGCGATGATCTCGCCGCCGGCGCGCAATTTCCTCAACAGCTCGTTCGTCAACGTCGACAGCCTGCGCGCCACCGAGGGCGAGCCGCACCTGGACATCCATCCGGCCGATGCCGCCGAGCGCGGCATCGTGCACGGCGCGCTGGTGCGCGCCTTCAATGACCGCGGCAGCATGGTGGCGCGCGCGCGCGTGACCGATCGCGCCCGGCGCGGACTGGTGGTAGGGCTGTCGATCTGGTGGAAGAAGCTTGCGTCCGACGGCAAGAACGCCAATGAGCTGACCAGCCAGCGCCTGACCGACCTGGGTCGCGCGCCGGTGTTCTACGACTGCCTGGTGCAGGTCGAAGCCTGCGCACAAGGGGCGGTCGAGGCGGCATGA
- a CDS encoding ABC transporter substrate-binding protein, giving the protein MSFRSGVNGRLAGLLVACAIGTGGASCAALAANTATTAATSEQGVTADTILLGQSAALTGPTAVLGKQMNSGARLYFDHINQQGGIHGRKIRLEALDDYYEPEPAAKNTKKLIEEDRVFALFGYVGTPTSQAALPLAIQARVPFFGPYTGAQSLREPRSRYVFHVRAGYNEETAAIVRQIQTTGLKRVAVVYNEDAYGKAGLDGLERALKAAPDSGVQIVAREPVVRNTTEIGDAMQGSMKAKPDAVVMISAYRTAGAFVKEALRRGYNGQFYNVSFVGTQALANVVGAQGSGVIISQVMPHPGNATLPIVREYLRLLQAAGKPSEFDYASIEGFIAAKTFTEGLRRAGKDLTREKLVTALESMRNYDLGGFIVNFTPENHVGSKFVEMTIINSKGQVIR; this is encoded by the coding sequence ATGTCTTTCCGATCCGGGGTCAACGGCCGGCTTGCCGGCCTGCTGGTGGCGTGCGCCATCGGCACCGGCGGCGCGTCCTGCGCCGCCTTGGCGGCTAACACTGCAACCACTGCTGCCACATCCGAGCAAGGCGTCACCGCCGACACCATCCTGCTGGGCCAGTCCGCCGCGCTGACGGGCCCGACCGCCGTTCTCGGCAAGCAGATGAACTCTGGCGCGCGGCTGTACTTCGACCACATCAACCAGCAGGGCGGCATCCACGGGCGCAAGATCCGGCTCGAGGCGCTGGACGACTATTACGAACCCGAACCAGCGGCCAAGAACACGAAGAAGCTGATCGAAGAGGATCGCGTCTTCGCCCTGTTCGGCTATGTCGGCACGCCCACCAGCCAGGCCGCGCTGCCGCTGGCGATCCAGGCCAGGGTGCCGTTCTTCGGTCCATACACCGGCGCGCAGTCGCTGCGCGAGCCGCGCAGCCGCTACGTGTTCCATGTGCGCGCCGGCTACAACGAGGAAACCGCGGCCATCGTGCGCCAGATCCAGACCACCGGGCTCAAGCGCGTGGCCGTGGTCTACAACGAGGATGCCTACGGCAAGGCCGGCCTGGACGGGCTGGAGCGCGCGCTCAAGGCCGCGCCCGACAGCGGCGTGCAGATCGTCGCGCGCGAGCCCGTGGTGCGCAACACCACGGAGATCGGCGACGCCATGCAGGGCTCGATGAAGGCAAAGCCCGACGCGGTGGTCATGATCAGCGCCTACCGCACCGCCGGCGCGTTCGTGAAGGAAGCGCTGCGCCGCGGCTACAACGGCCAGTTCTACAACGTCTCCTTCGTCGGCACGCAGGCGCTGGCCAACGTGGTCGGCGCGCAGGGCAGCGGCGTGATCATCTCGCAGGTCATGCCGCACCCGGGCAACGCCACGCTGCCGATCGTGCGCGAATACCTGCGCCTGCTGCAGGCCGCGGGCAAGCCCAGCGAATTCGACTATGCCAGCATCGAGGGCTTCATCGCCGCCAAGACCTTCACCGAAGGCCTGCGCCGCGCGGGCAAGGACCTGACGCGCGAGAAGCTGGTGACCGCACTGGAATCGATGCGCAACTATGACCTGGGCGGCTTCATCGTCAACTTCACGCCCGAGAACCATGTCGGCTCGAAGTTCGTGGAGATGACGATCATCAATTCGAAGGGCCAGGTGATCCGCTGA